The nucleotide window TGCGGTCTTTGACTTTCTTCATGTCTATCTTAATGGGGCCGTCGATCATCACGCCAAAATCTGCAGCGCGCCTGGCCACGTACGCCGCACGGGCACTGGCTACTAAAGTTTTCGTTGGCACACAACCGGTATTAACACAGGTGCCGTGGAACAGCTTGCGCTCGATTACAGCAACTTTCATCCCCTCACCGGCCAACCTGGCTGAAAGCGACGGTCCCGCCTGTCCCGTACCAATTATGATTGCATCGAATTTTTTCATGAAGATTCCCTCCGTTTTATGTTGGTATTTTTTTTAGAGCCGCTCCGGCTCCTCGCCCTGAAAAACGGGTCTCGCCCCGTGGGATAAGTACCACTTTTGACAAAAATTATCTCCGCTTAACTATCCAACGGGGCGAGGGATCCTGCGCGGGCTTGTGCGCCTCCTCGATTGGTGGCGCTACGCGCATTATTTAGAGTCGCCTCCTTCGTCGGCTAACCTGCGGGGTCGCCCTCCGCAAAAATCCTTGTCATTTCGAATCACGACGTTTTTGTCGTGGTGAGAAATTTGACAACACAATTTTGGCAACTTAGTTAAATTAGTGCCTGCCAAAAAAACCAGAGTCGTCATTCTGAGCGCGAAATCCCGGATGCTACACTTTAAATAATTGGTTAGGGCGCGAAGAATCTCTTGCCGAGTTGCGAGATTCTTCGCACAGAAACGATCGCATTGAGACATCGTTTCCGGGAGTTTGTGCTCAGAATGACATCTGAGAACCCTTGAATATCGCTTCTAAAAGTTTTAAATCGTCGCGATACACTTTAACTCAATCGCAATCGGTGTTGGTAAACAATTGATCTCAACCGTCGTCCGGCACGGTTGATTGTCTTTAAAATACTCGGCGTAAATACGATTATAGGTTTTGAAATCATCTTTCATGTTCGTTAAAAAAACCGTCACATCCACGAGCTTATCCCAACTTGACCCCGCTTCTTCCAAAATCGTTTTGATATTTTTAAAAACCGAGTGGCATTGCGCTTCGATGTCGTAAGCAATCACGTTGCCATTTTCGCCCAATTCCACTCCCGGGATTTTGTTGGTTCCGCGTTCACGCGGCCCCACTCCCGAGAGAAAAAGTAAGTTGCCAACTTTTCGGGCATGTGGATACGCACCGACGGGTTCGGGTGCTTTTGATTCGAAATTTTCACTCATCTGAATTCTATTCTTTCAAAGTATTCTTTAAGCTGGCCTGCGAGTTTCTTCCCGTATAGCCTCTCAACGAAAATGAGATCGAGGTCATGTTTAGGTCGATCTGGATTTTGCCGCTCTATTTCTGTTCTAGTCCTTTTCATGAATCGAGCCGTAAGACGACGAGTAATCGTGAATCTCTCCGCTATGCTCATTTTGCGAATTCTCTCGAGCATGATCTTATCTGCCGGGTATAAACTTTCTATTCTCTCCTGAATCACAACTTCACACAAACATTTTTCGGTTCAGTAAAAAATCGCAACGCCTCCAAACCACCTTCACGGCCGAGCCCTGAGTTTTTCATGCCACCGAAAGGCGTGCGCAAATCACGCAGCATCCAGCAATTTATCCAGATGATCCCGGACTGCAGCAAGTTCGCAACTCGGTGAGCCCGGGTTAAATTTTCCGTCCAAATGGTTGCGGCGAGGCCGTATTGCGTGCTATTGGCTTGCATCAAAACGTCCTCTTCAGAATCGAAAGGCATGAGTGTCACCATCGGCCCGAATATTTCCTCCTGATTGGTTCGGCAATCATACGGCAAATTTTCAATTACCGTCGGCTCGACGAACCAACCATTTTCGCATCTGCCATTCAGGTTTACACGCTTGCCGCCGCATAAAATCGTGCCGCCTTCTTTTTGTGCGAGCTCCATGTAACTCAAGATTTTTTCCATGTGCGGCTGAGAAACGACTGCTCCTAAATTGGTGTCTTCGGATTGTGGATCACCGACTTTTAGTTCTTTGGAACGCTCAACGAAGTCATTTTTGAATTTATCATAAAGGGGTCGTTCAATAAAAATGCGTGAGCCGCATAAACAAATTTGCCCTTGATTCGCAAACGACGATCGCAGGGTTGTCTCCAGCATATCGTCATAATTGCAATCCGCAAAAATAATGTTTGGGTTTTTACCTCCCATTTCAAGATGCAGTTTTTTGAACAGGGGGGAGGCCTTTTGCGAAATATTCGCGCCGGTTTTTGTACTACCGGTAAATGTGATAATCGGAATCTGAGGATGCTCCGAAATTGCAGCGCCTACTTTGTGACCATAACCGTGCACAATATTCAAAACCCCCGGCGGCAGTCCGGCTTCAATACAAAGCTCGGCAAGCAAATAGGCCGTCATTGGCGTGACTTCCGAGGGCTTGGCAACCACACAATTTCCTGTCGCCAAAGCCGGAGTAATTTTCCAGCTAAACAAATACAGCGGTAAATTCCATGGCGAAATGCAGCCGGCTACACCAATTGGATTTCGGATGGTGTAATTAATGGCGCTTTGTTCCATGATGTGGGATTCGCTGGCAAACTGCATAATCGCGGTCGCAAAAAAACGAAAGTTGCTGGCGGCACGGGGAATGTCCACACTTTTGGCCAAAGCCACAGGTTTACCGTTGTCAACTGATTCTGCCATCGCCAGCTTATCGAGATTTTTCTCAATCAGGTCGGCGATTCGCATCATGATTTTCGCGCGTTGCTCAGCAGGAGTTACCGACCATTTAACAAACGCTTTCTCTGCAGCTGCAACAGCTAAATTGACGTCCCTTTCATCCGAATCGGGAATGTGAGAGTAGACCTCACCGGTCGCCGGATTGGTGTTGTCAATGTAGTCCCCCGAAATCGGAGTGTTGAGTTCGCCGTTGATATAGTTGCTAATTTTGTCCAATTGTTGATAAAATGTTTGAGTTTTCGAGTAATTTATTAGATTCTTTGAGGTAATTGGAGCTTAACGGAAAATTTTAACACATGAACACTTTAATACAATAACACTTTTTACAAGCTCAACGTCCTACCCCCATCCACCGGCAGGTTGATGCCGTTTATATATCCTGCCAAGGGAGAAGCCAAAAATGCGACGGCGTGAGCCATCTCCTCGGGCTCTGCAAAACGCCGTGCTGGAATTGCTGCCTTCATTCTTTTGGCCACTTCTTCAGTAGTCGAACCTGACTTTTGTGCGCTTGTTTGAATTAAAGAAGCCAATCTATTCGTCCGGGTGGCTCCGGGCAACACGTTGTTCACAGTAATTCCAAACCGCCCCAATTCCTCAGCTAAAGTTTTTGACCAGTTTGCCACTGCACCGCGGATTGTGTTGGAGACGCCCAACCCTTTGATGGGTTGTTTGACGGAAGTGGAGATGATATTGATAATCCGGCCATAGCGTTCTTCCTTCATCCCGGGAGCCAGCGCTTTGGCTAAAACCTGGTTGCAGAGCAAATGATTTGAAAATGCCTGAACGAACTCTTCTATTTCAGCTTTAAGAGCAGGACCGGAGGCGGGGCCGCCGGTATTATTTACTAGAATATGAACGGGTGGATTTTTAGAAATGTAATCTTGAATTTTTTCTTCAAGCCTGTCAACATCAATAAAATCAATTGCGATCAAATCGTGACTTTGACCGGAAGAGTTATTGAGCTCTTTTTTGACCTGGCGCAGGGCATCCTTGTTTCTGGCAACGAGGCAAATGCTCGCTCCCAAATTTGCCAGCTCAACAGCAACCGCTTTACCGATTCCTTGTGTGCTGCCACAAACGACTGCGCGTTTTCCAGTTAGATCGATTTTCATGACTCACTTTTCGTATAACTAAACCCAAGCGTTTTTCTTAATTCGGTTGGTAATTCAGGTAATTGCGATCTTGGGATCAAAAATGTTGAGATATTTGTTAGATCCGAAAAAATCTTGTGGCTTTCAGTTGTGACTTTTAGATACTGGTGGCCGGAAGATCCACCCGTGCCAATTTTGGTGCCTAACATGCGCTGCACCATCAGGGCGTGCCGGTAGCGCCAGGTTGTGAGAAGCTCGTCAATATCAATCAGGGTGGTCAAAAAGCTGAAAGGCAGATGCAGTATCGGCTCGTCGCGGTATAAGTTAATTAAGAGCGCCGCTTGAGTTGCCTGGTAAGAAAGCCGGCGAAAACCTTTTTGCACCAGGTCATTATGTTTTTTTTCATCGAAAATCGCTGTAGAACTCTTTGCGGTTTTTTCAAATTCGGTTAACTCTTGTGCCCTTACTTCGTCAGAAAGCGTGGGATTGTTTTCAATTATCTCTTTATCTTTTCTCAGTGCGTTTTCTACGGCAGATTGGTAACTCTTCCAGAAGTTAAAGCCTTTAAAATCCACGAATGGTGTGCGTTCGAGCCAGATTTCAACGAGGTTAAAAAGTGTCGGGGCGCTTTCGGAATTTATGACAAGTTCCTGGTGCTCGGGAGATAAGCGAGAGTAATATGCGCCTTTCTCAAACAGTTTACGCTGGTCAGGATTAAGTCCCAGTTTATTCTCGATGAGCCGGAATTGATAACTCTGGAATCCAGAGGCCGGTACTAAATAATCACGAAACTCAAGAAAGTCTAACGGCGTCATGGTCTCGAGGATTCTTATTTGATCCACAAGAAGTTTTTGAATTTCGGTAATGCGCCTGAGCCTGGCAACTGCAGTTCCAACGTCTTTTTCATTGACATAATCGCCTTTAAAAATTTCAATGACCGAATCGAGCTCGTGCAGGATTTGCTTAAACCAGAGTTCATAAGCCTGGTGAATAATGATGAACAAAACTTCATCGTGAGCGAGTTTCTCGCCGTATTCTTGGCTCTTCGGATGTTGACTGTTTAGAATTTGGTCAAGTTTTAAGTAATCGGAATAATAAAGGGGAGGGATAGCTTTTTTCATTGATACTTTCCTTATGTTGATTCATCCTATTAAAATTAAAGAAAAAAGTCAAGTCATTTTTAAATAGACCTTTCCATTTGCTTTTATACTAATTATAACTTTTTATTGACAGTTGCCATAATAATTGCTACATTTTTGCCAATTTTTTACGAACTTCTATCCTTTCTTTTAGAGTGGTAAAATCAAAATGAGACGACCCCATATGGAGCTTACTCTTCAATGAAGTGTGTCTTCTCTCAAAAAACAAACTTACGGGGTA belongs to candidate division KSB1 bacterium and includes:
- a CDS encoding FAD-dependent oxidoreductase, giving the protein MKKFDAIIIGTGQAGPSLSARLAGEGMKVAVIERKLFHGTCVNTGCVPTKTLVASARAAYVARRAADFGVMIDGPIKIDMKKVKDR
- a CDS encoding RidA family protein; protein product: MSENFESKAPEPVGAYPHARKVGNLLFLSGVGPRERGTNKIPGVELGENGNVIAYDIEAQCHSVFKNIKTILEEAGSSWDKLVDVTVFLTNMKDDFKTYNRIYAEYFKDNQPCRTTVEINCLPTPIAIELKCIATI
- a CDS encoding aldehyde dehydrogenase; amino-acid sequence: MDKISNYINGELNTPISGDYIDNTNPATGEVYSHIPDSDERDVNLAVAAAEKAFVKWSVTPAEQRAKIMMRIADLIEKNLDKLAMAESVDNGKPVALAKSVDIPRAASNFRFFATAIMQFASESHIMEQSAINYTIRNPIGVAGCISPWNLPLYLFSWKITPALATGNCVVAKPSEVTPMTAYLLAELCIEAGLPPGVLNIVHGYGHKVGAAISEHPQIPIITFTGSTKTGANISQKASPLFKKLHLEMGGKNPNIIFADCNYDDMLETTLRSSFANQGQICLCGSRIFIERPLYDKFKNDFVERSKELKVGDPQSEDTNLGAVVSQPHMEKILSYMELAQKEGGTILCGGKRVNLNGRCENGWFVEPTVIENLPYDCRTNQEEIFGPMVTLMPFDSEEDVLMQANSTQYGLAATIWTENLTRAHRVANLLQSGIIWINCWMLRDLRTPFGGMKNSGLGREGGLEALRFFTEPKNVCVKL
- a CDS encoding SDR family oxidoreductase, encoding MKIDLTGKRAVVCGSTQGIGKAVAVELANLGASICLVARNKDALRQVKKELNNSSGQSHDLIAIDFIDVDRLEEKIQDYISKNPPVHILVNNTGGPASGPALKAEIEEFVQAFSNHLLCNQVLAKALAPGMKEERYGRIINIISTSVKQPIKGLGVSNTIRGAVANWSKTLAEELGRFGITVNNVLPGATRTNRLASLIQTSAQKSGSTTEEVAKRMKAAIPARRFAEPEEMAHAVAFLASPLAGYINGINLPVDGGRTLSL
- a CDS encoding tryptophan 2,3-dioxygenase, with amino-acid sequence MKKAIPPLYYSDYLKLDQILNSQHPKSQEYGEKLAHDEVLFIIIHQAYELWFKQILHELDSVIEIFKGDYVNEKDVGTAVARLRRITEIQKLLVDQIRILETMTPLDFLEFRDYLVPASGFQSYQFRLIENKLGLNPDQRKLFEKGAYYSRLSPEHQELVINSESAPTLFNLVEIWLERTPFVDFKGFNFWKSYQSAVENALRKDKEIIENNPTLSDEVRAQELTEFEKTAKSSTAIFDEKKHNDLVQKGFRRLSYQATQAALLINLYRDEPILHLPFSFLTTLIDIDELLTTWRYRHALMVQRMLGTKIGTGGSSGHQYLKVTTESHKIFSDLTNISTFLIPRSQLPELPTELRKTLGFSYTKSES